A region of Paenibacillus thiaminolyticus DNA encodes the following proteins:
- a CDS encoding rhodanese-related sulfurtransferase, with product MKDYRVLLFYKYVAIPDAEAFAAEHLQYCKDLGIKGRILIADEGINGTLSGTVEQTERYMADMHGHPLFEDLLFKVDNNNGHAFKKLFVRHKKELVTLRYDQKLDPNTDGGGRLSPAEFQQYLQRDDVIVLDGRSGYEYDLGHFRNAIRPDVDSFREFPDWLRDNMEQHKDKTVLTYCTGGIRCEMLTAVMRKEGFEDIYQLDGGIVTYGKDPVTQGRLFDGSCYVFDERISVPINHTDENVVVGTCYHCGQPSENYINCTDDTCHRQHLCCEACQAEHEGYCSEECRQHDSASAAAAR from the coding sequence ATGAAAGACTATCGAGTGCTTCTTTTTTATAAATATGTTGCGATCCCTGACGCGGAAGCCTTTGCGGCCGAACATCTGCAATATTGCAAGGATCTCGGCATCAAGGGGCGTATTTTGATTGCCGACGAAGGCATCAACGGCACGCTGTCCGGAACGGTGGAACAGACCGAACGGTATATGGCGGATATGCACGGCCATCCCCTGTTCGAGGATCTCTTGTTCAAGGTCGACAACAACAACGGGCATGCCTTCAAAAAGCTGTTCGTCCGTCACAAAAAAGAACTGGTTACGCTGCGCTACGATCAGAAGCTTGACCCGAACACCGACGGCGGCGGCCGGCTCAGTCCGGCCGAGTTCCAGCAATATTTGCAGCGTGACGATGTCATCGTGCTGGACGGGCGGAGCGGCTATGAGTATGATCTGGGCCATTTCCGGAACGCGATTCGACCGGACGTGGACAGCTTCCGGGAATTCCCCGACTGGCTTCGGGACAATATGGAGCAGCATAAAGACAAGACCGTCCTTACGTACTGCACGGGGGGAATCCGGTGCGAGATGCTGACCGCCGTCATGCGCAAGGAAGGCTTCGAGGATATATATCAATTGGACGGCGGCATCGTAACATATGGCAAAGACCCGGTTACGCAAGGCCGGCTGTTCGATGGCAGCTGTTATGTGTTCGACGAACGGATCTCGGTTCCGATCAACCATACGGACGAGAACGTCGTCGTGGGCACCTGCTATCACTGCGGCCAGCCGAGCGAAAATTATATCAACTGTACGGATGATACCTGCCATCGCCAGCATCTGTGCTGCGAGGCGTGCCAAGCCGAGCACGAAGGGTATTGTTCGGAGGAATGCCGGCAGCATGACTCGGCCTCCGCGGCAGCAGCCCGTTAA
- a CDS encoding serine hydrolase domain-containing protein, producing the protein MKKRLSWVLAVALALSMIAPSAAMASPSGSSAAEAAAQGLEKIAAEKAALLTESYGTISVQYALIDNGKIMVSGQTGMNDMEGKKPLTKDTMYGIGSTSKVFTAAAVMKLADDGKIDLDAPLVRYITDFTMKDERYKQITPRMLLNHSSGLQGSSLGSSFLFEDNDTYAHDTLLKQLSAQSLKADPGAFSVYCNDGFTLAEILVERVSGMDFTAFIHKYFTEPLQMTHTKTSQDELEASKMAGLYSPVYQGQLPNETINVIGTGGIYSTAEDLVRFSQLFTGQADGILSDKALQAMAQEEYKNGLWPGDADNVFNYGLGWDSVKLFPFNEYGMKGLAKGGDTILYHASLVVLPEQKMAAAVLSSGGSSSTNELLANELLLQALKEKGVIKTIKPEKSFGKTVKAEMPAEVAKHAGYYGTLGQHIQIEIKKDGELSLPLTFMMDNSKEKYVYTADGSFVNENGTSKVSFVTEKNGRTYLWMSEYVTMPGLGQLAISHYAAEKLEDNELPKETAKAWAKREGMTFYPVNEKYTSLMYLIMQPTVQITRTDELPGYLGDKKITGPNTAASQLQIPGMAGRDMAEARFFTQDGVEYMEGAGRLHVSEAKVKPLYAGKESKLTLHANGHAKWFTVPKAAAGKTMTVALPKKGAFAVYDEQGLCVNFTVVSGNNEVTLPENGTIVFAGAPGSEFGIALK; encoded by the coding sequence ATGAAGAAAAGGCTCTCTTGGGTGCTGGCCGTAGCGCTTGCCCTGTCGATGATCGCGCCGTCAGCGGCGATGGCATCCCCGTCCGGCAGCAGCGCTGCTGAGGCAGCGGCTCAGGGCTTGGAGAAGATCGCGGCCGAGAAGGCGGCGCTGCTCACCGAATCGTACGGGACGATCAGCGTACAATATGCGCTGATTGACAACGGCAAGATCATGGTGTCCGGCCAGACCGGCATGAACGATATGGAAGGGAAGAAGCCGTTAACCAAGGATACGATGTATGGCATCGGATCGACGAGCAAAGTGTTCACGGCCGCTGCCGTCATGAAGCTGGCCGACGACGGGAAGATCGATCTCGATGCGCCCTTGGTCCGCTACATTACCGACTTCACGATGAAGGACGAACGGTACAAGCAGATAACTCCGCGCATGCTGCTGAACCATTCCTCCGGTCTTCAAGGCTCCAGTCTCGGCAGCTCCTTCCTGTTCGAGGACAATGACACCTATGCGCACGATACCTTGCTGAAGCAATTATCCGCCCAGAGCCTGAAAGCGGATCCGGGAGCGTTCTCGGTCTACTGCAACGACGGATTCACGCTAGCCGAGATTTTGGTAGAGAGAGTCAGCGGCATGGACTTTACCGCATTTATTCATAAATATTTTACCGAACCATTGCAGATGACCCATACGAAGACATCACAGGACGAATTGGAAGCAAGCAAGATGGCCGGGCTTTATTCCCCTGTCTACCAGGGACAGCTTCCGAATGAAACCATAAATGTCATCGGGACAGGGGGAATTTACTCCACGGCAGAAGATCTGGTGCGATTCTCGCAACTATTTACGGGCCAGGCGGACGGTATCCTCTCTGACAAGGCGCTACAGGCGATGGCACAGGAGGAATACAAGAATGGCCTGTGGCCGGGAGATGCGGATAATGTCTTCAACTACGGTCTCGGCTGGGACAGCGTGAAGCTGTTCCCGTTCAACGAATACGGAATGAAGGGCTTGGCCAAAGGCGGGGACACGATACTGTATCACGCTTCCCTCGTCGTGCTTCCGGAGCAGAAGATGGCGGCAGCGGTGCTGTCCTCCGGCGGTTCCAGCTCGACGAACGAGCTGCTGGCGAACGAATTGCTGCTGCAAGCATTGAAAGAGAAGGGCGTAATCAAAACGATAAAGCCGGAGAAATCCTTCGGCAAGACGGTGAAGGCGGAAATGCCCGCAGAGGTGGCGAAGCATGCAGGTTATTACGGCACCTTAGGCCAGCATATCCAGATTGAGATCAAAAAGGACGGAGAACTGTCTTTGCCGCTGACATTTATGATGGACAATTCGAAGGAAAAATATGTGTATACGGCGGATGGAAGCTTCGTCAATGAAAACGGAACGTCCAAGGTCAGCTTCGTAACCGAGAAGAATGGACGCACCTACTTGTGGATGAGCGAATATGTGACGATGCCGGGACTGGGGCAGCTTGCCATATCCCATTATGCGGCCGAGAAGCTGGAAGACAATGAACTGCCGAAGGAGACGGCCAAGGCATGGGCGAAGCGGGAAGGCATGACGTTCTATCCCGTGAACGAGAAGTATACTTCCCTCATGTATCTCATTATGCAGCCGACGGTACAGATTACCCGTACTGACGAGCTGCCGGGCTATCTGGGGGACAAAAAAATTACAGGTCCGAACACGGCGGCGAGCCAGCTTCAAATCCCGGGAATGGCAGGCCGGGATATGGCGGAAGCCCGCTTCTTTACGCAGGATGGCGTCGAATATATGGAAGGGGCTGGAAGATTACATGTGAGCGAGGCGAAAGTAAAGCCGCTCTACGCGGGCAAAGAATCCAAGCTCACGCTGCATGCCAACGGGCACGCCAAATGGTTCACGGTTCCGAAAGCGGCCGCAGGCAAGACGATGACCGTCGCGCTGCCGAAGAAGGGCGCGTTTGCGGTCTATGACGAGCAAGGCCTATGCGTGAATTTCACGGTCGTCAGCGGCAATAACGAAGTGACGCTGCCGGAGAACGGCACAATCGTGTTTGCTGGCGCTCCGGGCTCGGAATTCGGCATCGCCTTGAAATAA
- a CDS encoding helix-turn-helix transcriptional regulator, whose amino-acid sequence MMDNAPLPTREKIMQMLKTDGELSAKAMSERLGITLMAVRRHLNTLERDHLIESGTVRQPMGRPMSVYRLTPGADDYFPKRYHAAALELLAELAQDSGEAAVNRLFDLRQRSLYDQYESGLRGKKLADKVALLSDIQNESGYMAEWDKISESEFVLTEYNCPIARIANQYNHACACELGLFADLLGAEVERTSCLASGDRKCVYKIKGAEGGIRSARGGTS is encoded by the coding sequence ATGATGGATAACGCTCCGCTACCGACGCGCGAGAAAATCATGCAAATGCTCAAGACGGATGGCGAGCTAAGCGCCAAAGCGATGAGCGAGCGGCTGGGCATCACCTTGATGGCTGTGCGGCGGCACCTGAATACGCTGGAGCGCGATCATTTGATCGAATCCGGCACCGTCCGCCAGCCGATGGGACGTCCGATGTCCGTCTATCGTTTAACTCCAGGCGCCGATGATTATTTTCCGAAGAGATATCATGCCGCAGCCCTTGAGCTCCTGGCCGAACTCGCTCAAGATTCCGGCGAAGCCGCAGTGAACCGCCTGTTCGATCTCCGGCAGCGCTCCCTGTACGATCAATACGAGTCCGGCCTGCGCGGGAAGAAGTTGGCCGACAAGGTCGCGCTGCTGTCCGATATTCAGAATGAGAGCGGCTATATGGCCGAATGGGATAAAATAAGCGAAAGCGAGTTCGTCTTGACCGAATACAATTGTCCGATTGCCCGGATTGCGAACCAATATAATCACGCCTGCGCTTGCGAGCTGGGTCTGTTCGCAGACTTGCTCGGCGCGGAAGTGGAACGGACATCGTGCCTGGCTAGCGGAGACAGGAAGTGCGTCTATAAGATCAAGGGGGCCGAAGGCGGAATCCGGTCAGCCAGGGGGGGAACATCATGA
- a CDS encoding DUF1450 domain-containing protein: MNNMGFVIVEICANNGINSDALEAFEAENPDIAVLRMECLSLCGLCARQPYALVNGKRVTARSVNECLDRVKEKITAELDEYAEEDGYDE, encoded by the coding sequence ATGAACAATATGGGCTTCGTCATCGTGGAAATCTGCGCCAATAACGGCATCAATTCCGACGCTCTGGAAGCGTTCGAAGCGGAAAATCCCGACATTGCCGTCCTGCGTATGGAATGTCTGTCGCTGTGCGGCCTGTGCGCCCGGCAGCCTTATGCGCTCGTCAATGGCAAGCGCGTTACGGCCCGTTCCGTGAACGAATGCCTTGACCGTGTGAAGGAGAAAATCACCGCAGAGCTGGATGAATATGCAGAGGAAGATGGGTACGACGAATAA
- a CDS encoding LytR/AlgR family response regulator transcription factor produces MMPPIRTLVVDDERHSRDELIYLLKQHSTIEIVGVADSGEQAVLRAIQLQPDVIFLDVAMPIMSGIEAAKAIANMKDVPRLVFVTANRQFGAEAFRLEAFDYLLKPLDKKHLADTVRRLEKWTCPPHAPPPPKIGSKLAVEVEQEIIYINPKDIIFITHKNGVTRVVTITREYHMKTSLKELESRMRHHSFMRIHKSHIVNLHFAKRLIPWFNGAYQLELSGADEFVSVSRNYVKAFRRALEL; encoded by the coding sequence ATGATGCCCCCGATTCGCACGTTGGTAGTTGATGATGAACGACATAGCCGTGACGAGTTAATCTATTTATTGAAGCAGCATTCAACTATAGAAATTGTAGGCGTGGCAGACAGTGGGGAACAAGCCGTCTTGCGGGCAATTCAATTGCAGCCGGATGTAATCTTTCTGGACGTTGCGATGCCAATTATGAGCGGGATTGAGGCAGCGAAGGCGATTGCCAACATGAAGGATGTTCCGCGGCTTGTCTTCGTGACCGCAAACAGACAGTTCGGAGCAGAAGCTTTTCGTCTGGAAGCGTTTGATTATTTATTGAAGCCGCTCGATAAAAAACATCTGGCGGACACCGTCAGGCGGCTGGAGAAATGGACTTGCCCGCCACACGCGCCGCCACCGCCAAAAATAGGAAGCAAGCTTGCGGTTGAGGTGGAACAGGAGATCATTTATATCAATCCGAAGGATATCATTTTTATCACGCATAAGAATGGCGTAACCCGAGTTGTCACGATAACGCGAGAATATCACATGAAGACTTCTTTAAAGGAACTGGAGAGTCGAATGCGCCATCATTCCTTCATGCGTATTCATAAGAGCCATATTGTGAATTTGCATTTTGCAAAGCGGCTTATTCCCTGGTTCAATGGCGCTTATCAACTTGAGCTGTCCGGGGCGGACGAATTTGTATCCGTAAGCCGCAATTACGTCAAGGCTTTCCGCCGGGCACTTGAATTGTAA
- a CDS encoding NADPH-dependent FMN reductase: protein MKLLGISGTIVGSKTGIAVQSVLNAAKQFDPEIETEYLDMKDYQVQFCDGRDPSAYTGDTRTVIDIVSSADCYIIGTPIFQSSITGVLKNLFDLVPTTALYNKVMGFVATGGTYQHYLVVENQLKPIAGYLRAFVAPSYVYLHDDHFNAERQIADPDIRGRLDRLAREVVFMNQKLKG from the coding sequence ATGAAATTACTCGGTATATCAGGAACGATCGTTGGTTCTAAGACGGGGATCGCGGTGCAGAGCGTGCTGAATGCGGCGAAGCAATTCGATCCCGAGATCGAGACCGAATATCTCGATATGAAGGATTATCAGGTCCAGTTCTGCGACGGGAGAGATCCGTCAGCGTATACGGGGGATACGAGGACCGTCATCGATATCGTGTCTTCCGCGGATTGTTATATTATCGGGACGCCGATTTTCCAATCCTCGATCACGGGCGTGCTGAAAAATCTGTTCGACTTGGTTCCGACCACGGCTTTGTACAATAAAGTGATGGGATTTGTCGCCACGGGCGGCACGTACCAGCATTACCTCGTCGTCGAGAATCAGCTGAAGCCAATCGCCGGTTATTTGCGGGCGTTCGTCGCGCCAAGCTACGTCTATTTGCATGACGATCATTTCAACGCGGAGCGGCAGATAGCCGATCCGGATATTCGCGGCCGCCTGGACAGACTGGCCCGTGAAGTCGTATTCATGAACCAGAAGCTGAAAGGCTGA